A single genomic interval of Sinorhizobium garamanticum harbors:
- a CDS encoding SDR family oxidoreductase produces the protein MSRNYGRLDGKIAIVTGGTQGLGATVAALFAERGATGIVICGRNAAKGEAKAAEIGKATGTKVVYVAADLERVEDARKVVAACDSEFGRVDALVNAAAITDRGTILDTTPELFDRMFAVNVRAPFFLMQEAVKVMRREKTEGTIVNIGSMSAKAGQPFIAAYCASKGALETLTKNTAYALLRNRIRVNGLNIGWMASEGEDRIQREYHDAPADWLEKAAADQPFGRLVDPAEVGRACAYLSSAESGLMTGSVICFDQSIWGAYDGSPHPAAPL, from the coding sequence ATGAGCAGGAATTATGGCCGTCTCGATGGCAAGATCGCTATCGTGACAGGCGGCACGCAAGGGCTCGGCGCGACGGTCGCGGCGCTCTTTGCCGAACGGGGCGCGACCGGCATCGTCATCTGCGGGCGCAACGCCGCCAAGGGCGAGGCAAAAGCAGCCGAGATCGGCAAGGCGACCGGCACCAAGGTGGTTTACGTGGCGGCCGATCTCGAGCGGGTCGAGGATGCCCGCAAGGTTGTTGCGGCTTGTGACAGTGAATTCGGCCGGGTGGACGCGCTGGTCAATGCCGCGGCCATCACCGACCGCGGCACGATCCTCGACACCACGCCGGAACTCTTCGACCGCATGTTCGCGGTCAACGTGCGCGCGCCCTTCTTCCTGATGCAGGAAGCGGTGAAGGTAATGCGGCGCGAGAAGACTGAGGGCACGATCGTCAATATCGGCTCGATGTCGGCCAAAGCGGGACAGCCCTTCATTGCCGCCTATTGCGCGTCGAAGGGCGCCCTGGAGACGCTGACCAAGAACACGGCCTATGCGCTTCTGCGCAATCGCATCCGCGTCAACGGCCTCAACATCGGCTGGATGGCGTCGGAAGGAGAGGATCGGATCCAGCGCGAATATCATGACGCGCCGGCGGACTGGCTCGAAAAGGCGGCGGCCGACCAGCCTTTCGGCCGCCTTGTCGATCCGGCCGAAGTCGGACGCGCCTGCGCCTATCTCTCCTCGGCGGAATCCGGCCTGATGACCGGTTCGGTGATCTGCTTCGACCAATCGATCTGGGGCGCCTATGACGGCTCCCCGCATCCGGCGGCGCCACTCTGA
- the bluB gene encoding 5,6-dimethylbenzimidazole synthase, producing the protein MLPDPSGCLTAAGAFSPDERAAVYRAIETRRDVRDEFLPDPLPDDLITRLLGAAHQAPSVGFMQPWNFVLVRQKETREKVWRAFQRANEEAALMFSGEKQAQYRSLKLEGIHKAPLSICVTCDRTRGGAVVLGRTHNPQMDVYSTVCAVQNLWLAARAEGVGVGWVSIFHEQEIKSILGIPEHIEIVAWLCLGFVDRLYQQPELAVKGWRQRLPLEDLVFEESWGDQK; encoded by the coding sequence ATGCTGCCTGACCCGAGCGGCTGCCTGACGGCGGCCGGAGCCTTTTCGCCGGACGAGCGTGCCGCCGTCTACCGCGCCATTGAAACACGCCGCGACGTGCGTGACGAATTCCTTCCCGATCCGCTGCCGGACGATCTCATCACCCGTCTGCTTGGTGCCGCCCACCAGGCGCCGTCGGTCGGCTTCATGCAGCCCTGGAACTTCGTGCTCGTCCGTCAGAAGGAGACGCGAGAGAAGGTCTGGAGGGCGTTCCAGCGCGCCAACGAGGAGGCGGCGCTGATGTTCTCTGGCGAGAAACAGGCGCAATACCGCTCGCTGAAACTTGAAGGTATTCACAAGGCACCGCTCAGCATCTGCGTCACCTGCGATCGCACGCGCGGTGGAGCGGTCGTGCTCGGACGGACGCACAATCCGCAGATGGATGTCTATTCGACCGTCTGTGCGGTCCAGAACCTCTGGCTCGCCGCACGCGCCGAAGGTGTCGGCGTCGGCTGGGTCAGCATTTTCCACGAGCAGGAGATCAAGTCGATCCTCGGCATACCCGAGCACATCGAAATCGTCGCCTGGCTCTGCCTTGGTTTCGTCGATCGGCTCTATCAGCAGCCGGAACTCGCAGTAAAGGGATGGCGTCAGCGCCTGCCGCTCGAGGACCTTGTCTTCGAGGAATCGTGGGGCGACCAGAAATGA
- a CDS encoding DUF2865 domain-containing protein encodes MAGGASASTVCERLNARLTDLSTVVTPTANLRDFTGAVSRQNIELRRAKNERRRMECSTGSVVVIGGDNDGACAALDETIARMEDNLQRLKAHRRSLISVDTGDTRRRILAALELNGCYDEANEFPDPVDEQDEFASVAVDDPELHRNILRDLPPDSEDYPLLSDDTEMQDFPLLHEEPMGSLRTMCVRTCDGAFFPISSNATPADFARDAELCQARCPDAQTELYYHVLATEESDQMVSALTGRPYTELPTAFAYRARGVGTPGVCGCRIPNGAVNQNAGKATTGSEPSVITINGDRKPAAESAQAKPVRERPYDPAKSKVRVVGPAFLPQEKSAIDLKHPLGPGYQPIQDN; translated from the coding sequence ATGGCTGGCGGCGCGTCGGCCTCGACCGTTTGTGAACGCCTGAATGCACGGCTGACCGATCTTTCTACGGTCGTAACCCCGACGGCCAATCTGCGCGATTTCACCGGTGCCGTCTCCCGCCAGAACATCGAGCTCCGTCGGGCGAAGAACGAGCGACGCCGGATGGAGTGCAGCACCGGTAGTGTGGTCGTCATTGGTGGCGACAACGACGGGGCATGCGCGGCACTGGATGAGACCATCGCCCGCATGGAGGATAACCTTCAAAGGCTCAAGGCGCACCGCCGCTCGTTGATATCGGTCGACACGGGTGACACGCGCCGGCGCATTCTCGCGGCCTTGGAACTGAACGGCTGCTATGACGAGGCCAACGAGTTCCCGGATCCAGTCGACGAGCAGGACGAGTTCGCCAGCGTGGCGGTCGATGATCCCGAGCTCCATCGCAATATCCTCAGGGATCTTCCGCCGGACAGCGAAGATTATCCGTTGCTGAGTGACGACACCGAGATGCAGGACTTTCCGTTGCTGCACGAGGAGCCCATGGGCAGCCTCAGGACAATGTGCGTGCGCACCTGCGACGGGGCCTTTTTCCCGATCTCGTCAAATGCGACCCCGGCGGATTTCGCGCGGGACGCCGAGCTTTGTCAGGCACGTTGCCCTGATGCGCAGACGGAACTCTACTACCACGTCCTCGCCACGGAAGAGAGCGACCAGATGGTCTCGGCCTTGACCGGAAGGCCCTATACCGAGCTGCCTACGGCATTTGCCTACCGGGCGCGCGGGGTCGGTACGCCAGGGGTTTGCGGCTGCCGGATCCCGAATGGTGCTGTCAACCAAAATGCCGGCAAGGCGACGACAGGAAGCGAACCGTCGGTCATCACGATCAATGGCGACCGGAAGCCGGCTGCGGAATCAGCACAAGCAAAGCCCGTGCGGGAGAGGCCCTACGACCCCGCGAAAAGCAAGGTTCGTGTCGTCGGCCCGGCATTCCTGCCGCAAGAGAAAAGCGCGATCGACCTGAAGCATCCGCTCGGCCCGGGCTACCAGCCGATCCAGGACAATTGA